A region from the Melioribacter roseus P3M-2 genome encodes:
- a CDS encoding type IV pilus twitching motility protein PilT, translated as MTEQAKQLLSAFVSKIPEIYFGPERVRFIADHIDKLSEEQKLLLLKYANHILSLMLERQASDVEIGGFGTQGYVWFRIFGNKERVEDLPQMKPDEAGVLIMSLLNPSQRQILMNERNLDFSYTFFYEKENVNVRFRADAYFDLDTLALNMRAIQAKVRPLNSLEFHPLAVKAMSHNYIKFGLSLVTGITGSGKSTTLDAIIDYHNQFDPCHIVIIASPVEYVHTSKKSIIKHREVGRDVLSFKDGVIQALRQDPDIIVIGEMRDPETIMAALEVTDTGHKVFSTLHTSSAVESIDRIIAEVHPSEQERVRNRLADVLISVVSQKLVPSLDGKRVLAKEVLIVTPSVKAAIKNNNTSEIYMMINQGAQQGMITLEQDLIRLYTERKISKENAIAYANNKTRIMQLLKAG; from the coding sequence ATGACTGAACAGGCTAAACAATTATTATCGGCGTTTGTATCAAAGATACCCGAAATTTATTTCGGTCCGGAAAGGGTGCGCTTTATCGCCGATCATATCGATAAATTGAGCGAAGAGCAGAAACTGCTTCTGCTCAAATATGCAAATCACATTCTTTCTTTGATGCTTGAGCGTCAGGCTTCCGACGTCGAAATAGGAGGATTCGGAACCCAGGGTTACGTCTGGTTCAGAATCTTCGGCAATAAAGAACGGGTCGAAGACCTGCCGCAGATGAAGCCCGACGAAGCCGGAGTGTTGATTATGTCGCTGTTGAATCCCAGTCAGCGTCAAATACTTATGAACGAGCGGAATCTCGATTTCAGCTATACATTCTTTTATGAAAAAGAAAATGTTAACGTACGGTTTCGCGCCGACGCTTATTTCGACCTCGATACGCTTGCATTGAACATGCGCGCAATTCAGGCTAAAGTGAGACCTTTGAATTCGCTCGAGTTCCATCCGCTAGCGGTAAAAGCAATGAGCCATAATTATATAAAATTCGGACTTTCGCTTGTAACCGGTATCACCGGTTCGGGTAAATCGACCACGCTCGACGCCATTATCGATTACCATAATCAATTCGATCCGTGCCACATTGTAATTATCGCATCGCCGGTGGAATACGTTCATACATCCAAAAAATCAATTATAAAACACCGCGAAGTCGGAAGGGACGTGCTTTCGTTCAAGGACGGAGTTATTCAGGCTTTGCGTCAAGACCCCGACATAATTGTAATCGGTGAAATGCGAGACCCGGAAACGATCATGGCAGCGCTCGAAGTTACAGATACTGGTCATAAAGTATTTTCTACTCTGCATACTTCTTCGGCCGTCGAATCGATCGACCGCATAATAGCGGAAGTTCATCCTTCCGAACAGGAACGCGTCAGAAACCGATTGGCGGACGTCTTGATATCAGTGGTCTCTCAAAAACTCGTGCCGAGTCTCGACGGCAAACGCGTCCTTGCAAAAGAAGTGCTGATTGTCACTCCGAGCGTAAAAGCCGCCATCAAAAACAACAATACAAGCGAAATTTACATGATGATAAATCAAGGCGCGCAACAGGGCATGATTACTCTGGAACAGGATTTGATTAGACTTTATACCGAGCGAAAGATTTCGAAGGAGAACGCTATCGCGTACGCAAATAACAAAACACGCATTATGCAGTTACTAAAAGCGGGATAA
- a CDS encoding GspE/PulE family protein — protein MLDSQLEMADKIGYLLLKKGIIDSNILEQALKIKEADQLQKKRNLAQILVEEFGFEHDVIFREVAILYAFKELNIKPEELPEERINEIKNIMTKQGDEVKRLLLEHRVIPFKYDEKIKDKLILAAVDPTDRNLPKIAYALNAKKYEINYLRKKDYDKLINMLITSENEYLKMIQEAEEEFQVAHDEASIDEEELDAEINKSALINLVEAALVEGVRKGVSDIHIIPKSATRTEIHFRIDGKLQLWHVQENTMPEAVMAVVKDRSKGLDRFEREKAQDGFIQREIDGHIIRFRVSVLPTVGTELRNKFESIVIRILDDRKVIRDLSKLGLTGYARTAFEKAIKQPQGMVILTGPTGSGKSTTLIAALYQVIDPTKNVLTVEDPVEYVIEGARQLKIGYKMNFEQAIRSILRHDPDIVLVGEMRDKETAETAIKLANTGHLTFSTLHTNDAPSAVARLYKMGIEPFLIAYAINIIVAQRLIRRLCESCKRKVDNIEEHIKSSGLNLDEWQGYEIYEAVGCEKCNNTGYKGRLAIHEALYFTKEIRKIIVSSGEEVDEEAIRNQARKDGTKSLRESGFEKVRLGLTSIQEVIGATMED, from the coding sequence ATGTTGGATTCACAACTCGAAATGGCTGACAAGATCGGTTATCTCCTTCTGAAAAAAGGAATAATCGATTCCAACATACTCGAGCAGGCGCTTAAAATAAAGGAAGCCGATCAGCTCCAGAAAAAACGCAATCTCGCTCAGATACTCGTTGAAGAATTCGGTTTTGAACACGATGTGATTTTCCGCGAAGTCGCTATCCTCTATGCTTTCAAGGAATTGAATATTAAACCCGAAGAGCTGCCAGAAGAGCGGATAAACGAAATTAAGAATATTATGACCAAGCAGGGCGACGAAGTAAAGCGCCTTCTGCTGGAACATCGCGTTATACCGTTTAAATACGACGAAAAAATCAAAGATAAACTCATACTCGCCGCGGTCGATCCGACAGACAGGAACTTGCCCAAAATAGCATACGCTCTCAACGCCAAAAAATACGAGATCAATTACCTGCGGAAAAAGGACTACGACAAATTGATCAATATGCTGATAACTTCGGAAAACGAATATCTTAAAATGATTCAGGAAGCCGAAGAAGAATTTCAGGTGGCGCATGACGAAGCCAGCATCGACGAAGAAGAACTCGACGCCGAGATAAACAAAAGCGCGTTGATTAATCTGGTCGAAGCCGCCTTGGTCGAAGGCGTAAGAAAAGGCGTAAGCGATATTCACATTATTCCCAAATCGGCGACGCGTACGGAAATCCATTTCAGAATCGACGGCAAATTGCAATTGTGGCACGTTCAGGAAAATACGATGCCCGAAGCTGTTATGGCCGTTGTCAAAGACCGTTCCAAAGGACTCGACCGCTTCGAACGCGAAAAAGCGCAGGACGGTTTTATTCAAAGGGAAATCGACGGACACATTATACGATTTCGCGTTTCCGTATTGCCCACGGTGGGCACCGAACTCCGAAATAAATTCGAAAGCATTGTAATTCGTATTCTCGACGACAGAAAAGTTATACGCGATTTGAGCAAATTAGGTTTGACCGGCTATGCGCGCACGGCTTTCGAGAAGGCTATCAAACAGCCGCAAGGCATGGTTATTCTTACCGGTCCTACCGGAAGCGGTAAATCGACTACTTTGATTGCCGCTTTGTATCAGGTAATCGACCCGACGAAAAATGTTCTTACCGTAGAAGACCCGGTCGAATATGTTATCGAAGGCGCGCGTCAGCTTAAGATCGGTTATAAAATGAATTTCGAACAGGCAATCAGATCTATTTTGCGCCACGACCCCGATATCGTTTTGGTCGGCGAAATGCGCGATAAAGAAACCGCCGAGACGGCAATTAAACTTGCAAATACGGGTCACCTGACTTTTTCCACTCTCCACACAAACGACGCTCCGAGCGCCGTTGCCCGTCTTTATAAAATGGGAATTGAACCGTTCCTTATTGCATATGCAATTAATATTATTGTCGCTCAGCGACTTATAAGAAGGCTGTGCGAATCTTGCAAAAGAAAAGTGGATAATATTGAAGAGCATATTAAGTCGTCGGGTTTGAATTTAGATGAGTGGCAGGGTTACGAAATTTACGAAGCCGTCGGCTGCGAAAAATGCAATAATACGGGATATAAAGGACGCCTTGCCATACACGAAGCGCTCTATTTTACAAAAGAAATAAGGAAAATAATCGTTTCTTCAGGCGAGGAAGTGGACGAAGAAGCCATCAGAAACCAGGCGCGCAAAGACGGTACAAAGAGTTTGCGCGAATCGGGTTTCGAAAAAGTAAGATTGGGCCTTACCTCGATACAGGAGGTAATCGGCGCCACTATGGAAGATTAA
- a CDS encoding type II secretion system F family protein: MIEVRFSAIKPNGQAITGTLNEPSYGEAKKKILKLAEKHNLKIRSIQKKSSYIYKIKRGNEKPIIGEQRAFSKEEVVNALQKLGYDVISVNKKLLEFNFKPPQQDIVSFVKISAELLEQKLPYSEILTLLINDIENKTLRETLKQINNELKKGADSQTTFLRYQSIFGKFTAYMLGLASKSGNMAEIYKATAKFLERQQEFRKNLRSALITPLVTLFVLFLAVLFYVGYIFPETAKLFVKFKIDLPPLTAATLKLSEFLIDNVLWVTLASVLPPIFLWQFAKSKKGKMIVDRLMYKIPIIGSLIHKTSIEVFCRVFYTLYSGSAESIEPIRIAAEATGNSYFEHQIKNVAIPLMIKKGIGVTEAFQASGVFTDTAISRFHSGEETGTIKNTALQLANYYESETVFRLKNVIELIQVVIAMIIMIVMIALTLISAETATISPKSPMMG, from the coding sequence ATGATCGAAGTCAGATTCAGCGCAATCAAACCGAACGGGCAGGCGATTACGGGCACTTTAAACGAACCTTCCTACGGCGAGGCTAAAAAGAAAATCCTTAAATTGGCCGAAAAGCATAATCTTAAAATCCGCTCTATCCAGAAAAAAAGCTCTTATATATATAAAATAAAACGCGGCAACGAAAAACCGATTATAGGCGAACAGAGAGCTTTTTCGAAAGAAGAAGTAGTAAACGCTCTCCAAAAATTGGGTTACGACGTAATATCGGTTAATAAAAAATTACTTGAATTCAATTTCAAACCGCCTCAACAGGATATCGTTTCTTTTGTTAAGATTTCAGCCGAACTGCTCGAACAAAAACTGCCTTACAGCGAAATCCTTACGCTTCTTATAAACGACATTGAAAACAAAACACTCAGAGAGACCTTAAAACAAATTAACAACGAATTGAAAAAAGGCGCAGACAGTCAAACCACGTTTTTAAGATACCAGTCGATATTCGGCAAGTTTACGGCTTACATGCTCGGACTGGCATCCAAAAGCGGCAATATGGCCGAAATTTATAAAGCCACCGCCAAATTCCTCGAGCGCCAGCAGGAATTTCGTAAAAATTTGAGAAGCGCTCTCATCACTCCGCTGGTCACTTTATTTGTCCTCTTTCTGGCTGTTTTGTTTTATGTCGGGTATATTTTTCCTGAGACCGCCAAACTTTTTGTGAAATTTAAGATCGATTTACCGCCTCTTACAGCCGCAACGCTTAAATTAAGCGAGTTTTTAATCGATAATGTATTATGGGTAACTCTGGCGTCGGTTTTGCCGCCCATTTTTTTGTGGCAGTTTGCAAAAAGCAAGAAAGGCAAAATGATTGTCGACAGACTGATGTACAAGATACCTATTATCGGTTCTTTGATTCATAAAACTTCGATCGAAGTATTCTGCCGCGTATTTTATACGCTCTACAGCGGCTCTGCCGAAAGTATCGAGCCGATAAGAATTGCTGCGGAAGCCACGGGAAATTCGTATTTTGAACATCAGATAAAAAACGTGGCTATACCGCTGATGATTAAAAAAGGCATCGGAGTTACGGAAGCTTTTCAGGCGAGCGGAGTTTTTACAGATACGGCGATTTCGCGTTTCCATTCAGGCGAGGAAACCGGAACTATTAAAAATACGGCGTTGCAGCTTGCTAATTATTACGAAAGCGAAACCGTATTCCGGCTAAAAAACGTCATCGAACTGATACAGGTTGTAATTGCAATGATTATTATGATTGTAATGATCGCTTTGACGCTGATTTCCGCAGAAACGGCGACGATCAGTCCTAAATCCCCGATGATGGGGTAA